In the genome of Oncorhynchus nerka isolate Pitt River linkage group LG27, Oner_Uvic_2.0, whole genome shotgun sequence, the window gcatgcacgcacaccccacacacacacacgtcacacacacacacacacacacacacatgcatacacatacaTGGTTTAACATCATCCTATACTTTTTACTCTTCTCAAACTCTTTCCTGATGCATACAATTTGCAGACTTAGTATTGATTAGGCAAGGCAAAGTAATTTTCTACACATTTTAATGAAGCAATTGCACATAAGCTTTTTAAATTATCTTTATTTTAGTATGTCATACACCCTTCATATTTAAGACTCATCAGTGTGTCCACAAGATCACATTGGATAAGTGCAGAGCACTACTTCACTTCCAACTAGAATTAGCACTTGATCAGTGTTACATTTAGCATGGTCTATTTGAAGTCTGTTTAGTCTTGCAAACACAAAGATTTCCATTCCTTAATCAATAATAACCCGTGGCGATAACACAGAGGTGTGTCATATCCTGGCACAGGTCAAAGGGTTTTATATTGAAAAAAGGCAGCAAAATATGTGAATAGCCATAATTGCATATATTTAAGTGACCAAGTATTTTGACTGTGTATTGGGGTAAGCTACATAATAGTCTATACATTTTGGGACATTTTTGAATACATTATATTGTGTTGTTCATTTTGGGGATAAACTCTATGTCAGATCCCTGAGTTTTTAGACATACAGTAATTATGTCCCATAATTGTCAATAGAATTTGAAGCATCCTGGCAATTCATACCAATGACTCGCACACAGGCGGGTTATCCGAGTCCTGACTGTGCATGGAGCTCAGGCCAGTGTCTGAGTCGTCATCGTTGGCATTGCAAGTCTTTGAAAGCCCCCTGGCTTGCTCCACCCACTCGCTTTTCGTCTCCAGGGGATGCATCATTGCTGCCTCAGTAACCACAGAGTTGTGGTCATTGTCCTCGCCTTGTGTCTCGTCATCCTCTATATACAATGAGTTCACTTTCTCCAGCAAATCCCGTATCTCCTTTTCTTTCACCCCCCAAATATCCTGGGTTGTATTCAAATCATTCCTAATAGCCTCCAAATCCGTGTTCAAGCGCAGTCCAATGTATAAACTAGTATCCAGCTGCGTTttgatcctctcctcctccagaaaCAAATCGTTCTCTAATGATGTATCAGCCTCGAGGGctaaagtgtctgtgtgtgtcgcaTGGGCTGTTGATACCCACATAGCGGTCTCTCCCGCGCTGGGTTTCACCTCTTTACTTGACAGCTCCTCTTGCCTTCGCTCCATCCACCTCTGATTCAGTTCCTCTTGGATCTCCACAGTAATGCTGTCCATGAGCGCTTCGTGCTCAGCCAATTCATCCTGAAGTCGAATCACCTCCTCACACCGTTGGGCATACTCCTCGAACTGGGCAACAGCCTCCGCCGAGCACGGCTTCTCGCCCTCCTGCTTGGAGAGCCGGTCGGAATGCGCATCCACTAAGTATGTGTCCTGCACGTAATTGATCCCATGCATTTTCATTCTGTCAAAATGAACTTTAGCTTCATACCTTTCTATCGCTCTGTCCAGTTCTTTAATTCTCTGGATCTGTTGGCGGATTGTGTGGTCCTGGGATATGACCAAGTGAACCAAAGTTTCCATTTTCTCCCCAGTGGGCGCATCCTTGGACACGGTTTGCGCCCTcttgttatttattttatccaATTTTCTGAAAGCTTTCCTGACAATCCGACGTTGTTTCTCAGGTGAGAAGCCCATGGTGGCTCTTGCTGTCCCCTTGTAAATGCACGGACTCTCCTTACTGAGCACCACACGCGCCTCTGCGCTCCGGGGTCCATGGTTAGCCAAAGAAGCCTCATTTTTAACCAACACAAACCGCAcgttctcctgctcctctccccacGCGCCCCAAAGTCGAAGGATCTTTGTTTTATTCGGCAAAATTCTTTCAGATCCTCTCCATTTTTCTACGATGCAACAGGACTGGGGTGATCCCGAGAGCATGGCTGCAGAGACACGTTGTTTCAAGTTTTGATCCTCTAGGAGCACATTGACCACATCTGCACAGGTTGTGCGCTTTGACAGTCCGGAGACAAGCTTCTCCTCTCGGCAAACCCACACAGATATCTTACTTTCCTTGGACTCCATCATAAACTAAAACGAAACGTTATTCCTCTTTAGAATACCATTCAAATTCCGTTTTTTGAGGAGGGAAACGGAGTAGAACAGAGTTTTGTCATGTAAGTGCTAAATTAATTGTACATCCACATACGTTAGAAAATAAAGCAACATCCAACATTCTGAGATAAATTGTTCATTTTACGCGTTCCCTCAAGTAGTTGGTAGAGGATGGGAAGTCCAGGTAGCCGCTGTCGCTGTTTGCTCTGTGTCCAAGTAAGCACACTCAACTGAGCCCTTTGCGCGCTGTGCGTACAACCGGAGACTCGCTCTGCTTTGATCACATGACAACTTTACAGTTTCTAAACACAACAAGTAACACCGCCCATAAAGTGTGTTACTCTCCCAGAGAACCTGATTGCATATTTTGATAAAACatgataacaacaacaacactattatcaatgaataacaacaacaaacgaCTAATACTAATAATGCTAACAATAATTACAACAACTACCACATCAATAACAATAGTAGTGATATACTAAATTATAACAACACTTAGAATAATAAGTGTATACATGCGCATCTATAATTATTACTAATATTAATTTAGAATAATTTACTGTCCCTTGACTGATGTACCTGGGATGGTGCCTTGGCTGATGCCGACATAAACGCAGACAGCCCTGGGGGTTATGCAACACTTCAAATAGTGACAATGGGAGGTGtggaataaggtactgacatccCTAAATCAGAAGATATTATCTTACTGCTGAGCATCTATACTTTAAAAAAATGCATTAGCATGCAGTGTACAAAGTAAGAGTAATTTACACACATCTGCATAGGAGGCTATAGCCTAATACATTGCCCCATGCATCTTCTCTGGGTGACGCACACATTTCACTTGACTGACAAACACCCCAACAAACAGATGGTAAAAGAAAAGCGATTGTATTGGGTCAGCTTCGCGGGGTTCCACAATATATTGCCTCATCTCACTTTTCTAATCATACATGCTGATCATCAACATCAGCTCAACATCCCAGtggtaaaaaaaaacatggttgaatcaatgtttccGCGTAATTTCAACAAGAAATAATGAATTGTGATGACACTGAATCAACGTGGGAAACGTATGggaatttgttttgtttttttccagCTAACTATTCATCTAAATCCAATTACATGGTGACATtatttgttgatttcacattgaattcttgTTAGATGACAAATCAACCAAATGTAAACCAAAACTAGACGTTAAAATGACATCTGTCCCGAATGGGAAGACACAGTCTGACACTTAGACGACCACTTCCTGGTTCATTCAGAAGGCAGCGTTCTAACCTTGATCTCGAGGATTTATCTGGAATTAAGAGAGAAATTCTGACCCCCTGCT includes:
- the LOC115111116 gene encoding ras association domain-containing protein 10-like; amino-acid sequence: MMESKESKISVWVCREEKLVSGLSKRTTCADVVNVLLEDQNLKQRVSAAMLSGSPQSCCIVEKWRGSERILPNKTKILRLWGAWGEEQENVRFVLVKNEASLANHGPRSAEARVVLSKESPCIYKGTARATMGFSPEKQRRIVRKAFRKLDKINNKRAQTVSKDAPTGEKMETLVHLVISQDHTIRQQIQRIKELDRAIERYEAKVHFDRMKMHGINYVQDTYLVDAHSDRLSKQEGEKPCSAEAVAQFEEYAQRCEEVIRLQDELAEHEALMDSITVEIQEELNQRWMERRQEELSSKEVKPSAGETAMWVSTAHATHTDTLALEADTSLENDLFLEEERIKTQLDTSLYIGLRLNTDLEAIRNDLNTTQDIWGVKEKEIRDLLEKVNSLYIEDDETQGEDNDHNSVVTEAAMMHPLETKSEWVEQARGLSKTCNANDDDSDTGLSSMHSQDSDNPPVCESLV